Proteins encoded by one window of Luteimonas yindakuii:
- a CDS encoding phosphatase PAP2 family protein, giving the protein MLGVGLRAVVKPAATRWEAIAAVPAFALLLTVPLHGLGGDQWIADALYRLEGGRWALRDAWWTSTLLHVWARHASILAWVGACALLAAGIRGRMPRERQRALAYLVVAVAGSALLVGVLKQVSGVDCPWALVAYGGRHAPKSWFAGDGACFPAGHAAAGYAWVASYFALLRIAPRWRHWGLCAGLLAGTIFGITQQLRGAHFLSHDVWALALCWVWSAALARVWLWRESSARAPEADIGSFAMTARRRP; this is encoded by the coding sequence ATGCTGGGTGTGGGCCTGCGTGCCGTGGTGAAGCCGGCTGCCACGCGTTGGGAGGCGATCGCCGCGGTGCCGGCGTTCGCGCTGCTGTTGACCGTGCCGCTGCACGGACTTGGCGGTGACCAGTGGATCGCCGACGCCCTCTATCGACTCGAGGGCGGGCGCTGGGCGCTGCGCGATGCATGGTGGACCTCGACCCTGCTGCACGTGTGGGCAAGGCACGCGAGCATCCTGGCGTGGGTGGGCGCATGCGCGTTGCTCGCCGCCGGGATCCGCGGGCGCATGCCGCGCGAACGGCAACGGGCGCTGGCCTACCTCGTCGTGGCCGTGGCCGGCAGCGCCCTCCTGGTGGGAGTACTCAAGCAGGTCAGTGGCGTCGATTGTCCCTGGGCGCTCGTGGCGTATGGCGGTCGCCACGCGCCCAAATCGTGGTTCGCAGGCGATGGTGCCTGTTTCCCGGCCGGCCATGCCGCCGCCGGGTATGCATGGGTCGCGAGCTACTTCGCGCTGCTGCGGATAGCGCCGCGCTGGCGTCATTGGGGACTGTGCGCAGGGCTGCTGGCAGGCACGATCTTCGGCATCACCCAGCAGCTGCGCGGCGCGCACTTCCTGTCCCACGACGTCTGGGCCCTGGCGCTGTGCTGGGTCTGGTCCGCGGCGCTCGCGCGTGTATGGCTGTGGCGGGAGTCGTCGGCCCGTGCGCCGGAAGCGGACATCGGCAGCTTCGCCATGACGGCGAGGCGGCGACCATGA
- a CDS encoding phosphoethanolamine transferase, with protein sequence MSTVRDSLRRLQVPDLAIRGWRPSMSGEALLALVCAYFVLACNGTFWQAVARAGTSPRVRIVLAVAVFALHACVLAPFAWRAATRPVLAALLVLTACANWYASRYAVLFDVDMLRNILHTDMAESRELLSPGLLVHVAVAGGLPAALVLWTRVRIPSLRQDLRRRALFAIAMLALALVALAIGSQGVFSLMRNDHALRHRITPGNVLVSTVRALSQEERGPAGPRETVAADARRIVGAAGPRRPRVLVLVVGETVRADHWGLNGYARQTTPELARRDVVNFPDVTACGTSTEVSLPCMFSILGREHYDRVAIRHQENLLDVLARTGVAVAWRDNQSGCKGVCDAIGMQAMQPAQAPALCTGNRCLDAILLAGLRERIEAADDDVLIVLHPLGNHGPNYFERYPAAFEHYRPTCRHGDPGRCSREQIVNAYDNAIGYTDAVLGELIDLLGAQHGHDAAMLYVSDHGESLGEYGLFLHGAPLAIAPRQQLQVPMTLWLSPAVTGSAGIDRDCLERIAGDAYSHDNLFDTVLGFFDVQTRDYRPARDILHPCQRASAAARA encoded by the coding sequence ATGAGCACCGTCCGCGACAGCCTGCGCCGCTTGCAGGTGCCCGACCTCGCCATCCGCGGCTGGCGCCCGAGCATGTCCGGCGAGGCGCTGCTGGCGCTGGTGTGCGCGTACTTCGTGCTCGCCTGCAACGGCACCTTCTGGCAGGCGGTGGCGCGGGCCGGCACGTCGCCGCGGGTGCGGATCGTCCTCGCCGTCGCGGTGTTCGCGCTGCACGCCTGCGTGCTGGCGCCCTTCGCGTGGCGCGCCGCAACCCGGCCCGTGCTGGCGGCGCTGCTGGTACTGACCGCTTGCGCCAACTGGTATGCATCGCGTTACGCGGTGCTGTTCGACGTCGACATGCTCCGCAACATCCTGCACACCGACATGGCGGAAAGCCGCGAGCTGCTGTCACCGGGGCTGCTGGTCCATGTCGCCGTCGCAGGCGGGCTGCCGGCCGCGCTGGTGTTGTGGACGCGCGTGCGCATTCCGTCCCTGCGCCAGGACCTGCGGCGTCGGGCGCTGTTCGCCATCGCCATGCTGGCGCTGGCCCTGGTCGCGCTGGCGATCGGTTCGCAAGGGGTGTTCTCGCTGATGCGCAACGACCACGCGTTGCGTCACCGCATCACCCCCGGCAACGTGCTGGTCTCCACGGTGCGTGCGCTGTCGCAGGAGGAACGCGGCCCGGCCGGCCCGCGCGAGACGGTGGCCGCCGATGCCCGGCGCATCGTCGGCGCCGCCGGTCCGCGCCGGCCGAGGGTACTGGTGCTGGTGGTCGGCGAGACCGTTCGCGCCGACCACTGGGGCCTCAACGGGTATGCGCGCCAGACCACGCCGGAACTGGCGCGGCGCGACGTGGTGAACTTCCCCGACGTCACCGCCTGCGGGACCAGCACCGAAGTCTCGCTGCCGTGCATGTTCTCGATCCTTGGGCGCGAGCACTACGACCGCGTCGCGATCCGCCACCAGGAGAACCTGCTCGACGTGCTGGCGAGGACCGGCGTGGCGGTGGCCTGGCGCGACAACCAGTCCGGCTGCAAGGGCGTCTGCGATGCCATCGGAATGCAGGCGATGCAGCCGGCGCAGGCGCCCGCGCTATGCACCGGCAACCGCTGCCTCGACGCGATCCTGCTCGCCGGCCTGCGCGAGCGCATCGAGGCTGCCGACGACGACGTCCTGATCGTGCTGCATCCGCTCGGCAACCACGGACCGAACTACTTCGAGCGCTATCCCGCCGCGTTCGAGCATTACCGGCCCACCTGCCGCCACGGCGACCCCGGACGCTGCAGTCGGGAGCAGATCGTCAACGCGTACGACAACGCCATCGGCTACACCGACGCGGTGCTGGGAGAATTGATCGACCTGCTGGGCGCGCAGCATGGCCACGACGCGGCGATGCTCTACGTGTCCGACCACGGCGAGTCACTGGGCGAGTACGGACTGTTCCTGCATGGCGCGCCACTGGCGATCGCGCCGCGCCAGCAGCTCCAGGTGCCGATGACGCTGTGGCTGTCGCCCGCGGTCACCGGCAGCGCGGGCATCGACCGCGATTGCCTGGAGCGGATCGCCGGCGATGCCTACAGCCACGACAACCTGTTCGATACCGTGCTGGGCTTCTTCGACGTGCAGACCCGCGATTACCGGCCCGCGCGGGACATCCTGCATCCCTGCCAACGCGCGAGCGCTGCGGCCCGCGCCTGA
- a CDS encoding cysteine desulfurase, whose amino-acid sequence MSSPAPATTAPPVDWARVRADFPLLERTVHGKPLVYFDNANTGQKPAAVIDAVDGYYRHFNANVSRAVHQLGSEATEAYEGARRRLARFLNVRADELVLCSGTTFAINLVAYSWALPRLKAGDTILVSRMEHHANIVPWQLVAERTGATIRVAEIHEDGTLDREALARAMTPDVKLFAIAHVSNLLGTVNPVRELCREARRRGIVTVVDGSQAVPHRPVDLQAIGCDFYAFTGHKMCGPTGTGALWARREHLEAMPPFIGGGEMIREVSFDGTVFNDPPHRFEAGTPNIAGFVGLSAAVDYLDAIGMASIEAREADLLAYLTTALDAEPGVRILGRAPDKAAVVSFLVDGAHAHDLATLLDLEGVAVRSGQHCAHPLLQFYGVAATCRASPAFYNTHAEIDAFIAALRKVRRLLG is encoded by the coding sequence ATGAGCAGCCCGGCACCCGCCACCACCGCGCCGCCCGTCGACTGGGCGCGGGTGCGCGCGGACTTTCCGCTGCTCGAACGCACCGTGCACGGCAAGCCGCTGGTGTACTTCGACAATGCCAACACCGGGCAGAAGCCCGCCGCGGTGATCGACGCGGTCGACGGTTACTACCGCCACTTCAACGCCAATGTCAGCCGCGCCGTGCACCAGCTCGGCAGCGAGGCCACCGAGGCCTACGAGGGCGCGCGCAGGCGATTGGCGCGCTTCCTCAACGTGCGTGCGGACGAGCTGGTGCTGTGCAGCGGCACCACCTTCGCGATCAACCTGGTCGCCTACTCCTGGGCGCTGCCGCGGCTGAAGGCGGGCGACACCATCCTCGTGTCGCGGATGGAGCACCACGCCAACATCGTGCCCTGGCAGCTGGTGGCCGAACGCACCGGGGCGACGATCCGCGTGGCCGAGATCCACGAGGACGGCACGCTCGACCGCGAGGCGCTGGCGCGCGCGATGACGCCCGACGTCAAGCTGTTCGCGATCGCGCATGTGTCCAACCTGCTGGGCACGGTGAACCCGGTGCGCGAGCTGTGCCGCGAGGCGCGTCGGCGCGGCATCGTCACCGTGGTCGACGGCTCGCAGGCCGTGCCGCACCGGCCGGTGGACCTGCAGGCGATCGGCTGCGACTTCTACGCCTTCACCGGGCACAAGATGTGCGGCCCCACAGGCACCGGTGCGTTGTGGGCACGCCGCGAGCATCTCGAGGCGATGCCACCTTTCATCGGTGGCGGCGAGATGATCCGGGAAGTCAGCTTCGACGGCACCGTGTTCAACGATCCGCCGCACCGCTTCGAAGCCGGCACGCCCAACATCGCAGGCTTCGTGGGGCTGTCGGCGGCGGTGGATTACCTCGATGCGATCGGCATGGCCAGCATCGAGGCACGCGAGGCCGACCTGCTGGCGTACCTCACCACCGCGCTGGACGCCGAGCCCGGCGTGCGCATTCTCGGTCGCGCACCCGACAAGGCGGCCGTGGTCTCGTTCCTGGTCGACGGCGCGCACGCGCACGACCTCGCCACCCTGCTCGACCTCGAAGGCGTGGCGGTGCGCTCGGGGCAGCACTGCGCGCATCCGTTGCTGCAGTTCTACGGCGTCGCCGCGACCTGTCGTGCGTCACCGGCGTTCTACAACACGCACGCCGAGATCGACGCCTTCATCGCCGCGCTGCGCAAGGTGCGACGGCTGCTCGGCTGA
- the sufD gene encoding Fe-S cluster assembly protein SufD, with the protein MSVLLDSLAAGFQGDAARRSILDEALRDGLPGPRSEAWKYTPLRALERRSFGVAPAQPPLIDPALLDAIPAPRLVFVNGRHAPALSSLDALPAGVSLRPLSAALGDGDEALRFLHRRFDRTDEVFARLNAALAGEGVLLRVEADTAVDVPLQLVFIGAPSDAHDSATQDLAWHLRHLIELRQGASLAVVEHHLHVGDGRHLTNALAHVHVADGARLDHARVQDDATGATLFLRTDVVLAKEAEYRRVDVELGGALSRHELNVRLEGERARLTANGVLLGTGRRHVDTRLGIDHVARDTSAELLWRGAAAGRSRVVFHGGILIREGADGTDAQLSNKNLLLSADAEIDTQPVLVIHADEVQAAHGATVGQLDDDALFYLRARGIPELQARALLTAAFVREPLGAVEGPLRGALEAALARMLDGIVSG; encoded by the coding sequence ATGAGCGTGCTGCTCGACTCGCTGGCCGCGGGCTTCCAGGGCGATGCCGCGCGCCGCTCGATCCTCGACGAGGCCCTGCGTGACGGCCTGCCCGGCCCGCGCAGCGAAGCCTGGAAATACACCCCGTTGCGCGCGCTGGAGCGCCGCAGCTTCGGCGTCGCGCCGGCGCAGCCGCCACTGATCGACCCGGCGCTGCTGGACGCGATCCCTGCGCCGCGGCTGGTGTTCGTCAATGGCCGCCATGCACCGGCGCTGTCCTCGCTGGACGCGCTGCCCGCCGGTGTCTCGCTGCGCCCGCTGTCGGCTGCGCTGGGCGATGGCGACGAGGCACTGCGCTTCCTGCACCGCCGCTTCGACCGCACCGATGAGGTGTTCGCGCGGCTCAATGCGGCGCTTGCCGGCGAAGGCGTGCTGCTGCGCGTCGAGGCCGATACCGCGGTCGATGTGCCGCTGCAGCTGGTCTTCATCGGCGCCCCGTCGGACGCGCACGACAGTGCCACGCAGGACCTCGCCTGGCACCTGCGCCACCTGATCGAACTGCGCCAGGGCGCCTCGCTTGCGGTGGTCGAACACCACCTGCATGTCGGCGACGGCCGCCACCTCACCAACGCACTCGCCCATGTGCACGTGGCCGATGGTGCGCGCCTGGACCACGCCCGCGTGCAGGACGACGCCACCGGCGCCACGCTGTTCCTGCGCACCGACGTGGTGCTGGCCAAGGAAGCCGAGTACCGCCGCGTCGACGTCGAACTCGGCGGCGCGCTGTCGCGGCACGAGCTCAACGTGCGCCTCGAAGGCGAGCGTGCGCGGCTGACCGCCAACGGGGTGCTGCTGGGCACCGGGCGCCGCCATGTCGATACCCGCCTGGGTATCGACCATGTCGCCCGCGACACCTCCGCGGAGCTGCTGTGGCGTGGTGCCGCCGCCGGCCGCAGCCGCGTGGTGTTCCATGGCGGCATCCTGATCCGCGAGGGCGCCGACGGCACCGACGCGCAGCTGTCCAACAAGAACCTGCTGCTGTCGGCCGACGCCGAGATCGACACCCAGCCGGTGCTGGTGATCCACGCCGACGAGGTGCAGGCCGCGCACGGCGCGACCGTCGGCCAGCTCGACGACGACGCGCTGTTCTACCTGCGCGCGCGCGGCATCCCCGAGCTGCAGGCCCGCGCCTTGCTGACCGCGGCGTTCGTGCGCGAACCGCTGGGCGCCGTCGAAGGGCCGCTGCGAGGCGCACTCGAGGCCGCACTGGCGCGCATGCTCGACGGCATCGTCTCCGGATGA
- the sufC gene encoding Fe-S cluster assembly ATPase SufC, giving the protein MLKIHDLHASINGRDILKGLSLHVKPGEVHAIMGPNGAGKSTLGNILAGRDGYDVSQGTVEFEGRPLLELEPEERAAAGLFLAFQYPVEIPGVNNTYFLRSALNAQRKSRGEPELDSMQFLKLVREKLSVLHLDDKLLHRGVNEGFSGGEKKRNEIFQLAVLEPKLAILDETDSGLDIDALKTVAEGVNTLRAPDRAFVVITHYQRLLEYIRPDVVHVLADGRIVESGGPELALELEEHGYGWIRDRVVPEAV; this is encoded by the coding sequence ATGCTCAAGATCCACGACCTCCACGCCTCGATCAACGGGCGCGACATCCTCAAGGGCCTTTCGCTGCACGTGAAGCCGGGCGAGGTGCACGCCATCATGGGCCCCAACGGCGCCGGCAAGTCCACGCTGGGCAACATCCTCGCCGGCCGTGACGGCTACGACGTCAGCCAGGGCACCGTCGAGTTCGAGGGCCGCCCGCTGCTGGAACTCGAGCCCGAAGAGCGCGCCGCAGCCGGCCTGTTCCTCGCCTTCCAGTACCCGGTCGAGATCCCCGGGGTGAACAACACCTACTTCCTGCGCAGCGCGCTCAACGCGCAGCGGAAGTCGCGTGGCGAGCCGGAACTGGATTCGATGCAGTTCCTCAAGCTGGTGCGCGAGAAGCTGTCGGTGCTGCACCTGGACGACAAGCTGCTGCATCGCGGCGTCAACGAGGGCTTCTCCGGCGGCGAGAAGAAGCGCAACGAGATCTTCCAGCTCGCGGTGCTGGAGCCGAAGCTGGCGATCCTCGACGAGACCGATTCCGGCCTCGACATCGACGCGCTGAAGACCGTGGCCGAAGGCGTGAACACGTTGCGCGCACCCGACCGCGCGTTCGTGGTGATTACCCACTACCAGCGCCTGCTCGAATACATCCGCCCGGACGTGGTGCACGTGCTGGCGGACGGCCGCATCGTCGAGAGCGGCGGCCCGGAGCTGGCGCTCGAGCTCGAAGAGCACGGCTACGGCTGGATCCGTGACCGCGTGGTGCCGGAGGCGGTCTGA
- the sufB gene encoding Fe-S cluster assembly protein SufB, whose amino-acid sequence MATDIIEPVVDEPVANREIHEQLGRKYAAGFITDIESDSLPPGLDEDTIRALSAKKDEPEWMTEWRLAAYRHWLTMPVPHWAKLQIAPIDLQALSYYSAPKGPKYKSLDEVPQELIDTYDKLGVPLHERARLAGVAVDAVFDSVSVGTTFRKELAEKGVIFCSMSEAIQDHPELVKKYLGTVVPVGDNYFAALNSAVFSDGSFVFIPKGVRCPMELSTYFRINAGHTGQFERTLIICEDKGYVSYLEGCTAPMRDENQLHAAVVELVALDDAEIKYSTVQNWYPGDENGVGGIYNFVTKRAECRGARSKVVWAQVETGSAITWKYPSCVLLGDDSTGEFHSVALTHHRQQADTGTKMIHIGKRTKSKIVSKGISAGRGQNTYRGLVKVDRNADGARNHTQCDSLLIGKKCGAHTFPYIEVKNPGATVEHEATTSKISDDQMFYCRSRGISEEDAVSLIVDGFCKQVFRELPMEFAVEAKKLLEVSLEGSVG is encoded by the coding sequence ATGGCCACCGACATCATCGAACCCGTCGTCGACGAACCCGTCGCGAACCGGGAGATCCACGAGCAGCTGGGCCGCAAGTACGCGGCCGGCTTCATCACCGACATCGAATCCGATTCGCTGCCGCCCGGCCTCGACGAGGACACCATCCGCGCGCTGTCCGCGAAGAAGGACGAGCCCGAGTGGATGACCGAGTGGCGCCTTGCCGCCTATCGCCACTGGCTGACGATGCCGGTGCCGCACTGGGCCAAGCTGCAGATCGCGCCGATCGACCTCCAGGCGCTGTCGTACTACTCCGCGCCCAAGGGCCCGAAGTACAAGTCGCTCGACGAGGTGCCGCAGGAACTCATCGACACCTACGACAAGCTCGGCGTGCCGCTGCACGAGCGTGCGCGCCTGGCCGGCGTGGCGGTGGACGCGGTGTTCGACTCGGTCTCGGTGGGCACCACCTTCCGCAAGGAGCTCGCCGAAAAGGGCGTGATCTTCTGCTCGATGTCGGAAGCCATCCAGGACCACCCGGAACTGGTGAAGAAGTACCTCGGCACCGTGGTGCCGGTGGGTGACAACTACTTCGCCGCGCTCAACTCGGCGGTGTTCTCCGACGGCAGCTTCGTGTTCATCCCGAAGGGCGTGCGCTGCCCGATGGAGCTCAGCACCTATTTCCGCATCAATGCCGGCCACACCGGGCAGTTCGAACGCACCCTGATCATCTGCGAGGACAAGGGCTACGTGTCCTACCTCGAGGGTTGCACCGCGCCGATGCGCGACGAGAACCAGCTGCACGCCGCGGTCGTCGAGCTGGTGGCGCTCGACGATGCCGAGATCAAGTACTCGACGGTGCAGAACTGGTACCCCGGTGACGAGAACGGCGTCGGCGGCATCTACAACTTCGTGACCAAGCGCGCGGAGTGCCGCGGCGCGCGCAGCAAGGTCGTCTGGGCCCAGGTCGAGACCGGTTCGGCGATCACCTGGAAGTACCCGTCCTGCGTGCTGCTGGGCGATGACTCCACGGGCGAGTTCCACTCGGTGGCGCTCACCCACCACCGCCAGCAGGCCGATACCGGCACCAAGATGATCCACATCGGCAAGCGCACCAAGTCGAAGATCGTCAGCAAGGGCATCAGCGCCGGCCGCGGGCAGAACACCTACCGCGGCCTGGTGAAGGTGGACCGCAATGCCGATGGCGCGCGCAACCACACCCAGTGCGATTCCCTGCTGATCGGCAAGAAGTGCGGTGCGCACACCTTCCCCTACATCGAGGTGAAGAACCCTGGCGCCACCGTCGAGCACGAGGCCACCACCTCGAAGATCAGCGATGACCAGATGTTCTATTGCCGCAGCCGCGGCATCAGCGAGGAAGACGCGGTCAGCCTGATCGTCGACGGCTTCTGCAAGCAGGTCTTCCGCGAGCTGCCGATGGAGTTCGCGGTCGAGGCCAAGAAGCTGCTGGAAGTGTCGCTGGAAGGCTCGGTCGGCTGA
- a CDS encoding SUF system Fe-S cluster assembly regulator, with amino-acid sequence MLRVTRLTDYATVVLTVLAARSEAVLSAPELAELAGLETPTVSKVLKPLAQAGLVDGFRGVNGGYRLARPATAITLIEIVEAMEGPLAITECSLDDNQCGISHHCGLRANWRRINDVVADALRGFTLASLHDGTTVPPPSPLPSARRIDARLADT; translated from the coding sequence ATGCTCCGCGTCACCCGCCTCACCGATTACGCGACCGTCGTGCTGACCGTGCTTGCCGCGCGGTCGGAGGCGGTTCTGAGCGCGCCAGAGCTGGCAGAACTGGCCGGCCTGGAGACGCCGACGGTGAGCAAGGTGCTCAAGCCGCTGGCGCAGGCAGGCCTCGTCGACGGCTTCCGCGGCGTCAACGGCGGCTACCGGCTGGCGCGCCCGGCCACGGCGATCACCCTGATCGAGATCGTCGAGGCGATGGAAGGCCCGCTGGCCATCACCGAATGCAGCCTCGACGACAACCAGTGCGGCATCTCCCACCACTGCGGACTGCGCGCCAACTGGCGCCGCATCAACGACGTCGTCGCCGATGCACTGCGCGGTTTCACCCTCGCCAGCCTGCACGACGGCACCACAGTTCCTCCTCCTTCCCCCCTGCCGTCCGCGCGCCGCATCGACGCGCGGTTGGCCGACACCTGA
- a CDS encoding SET domain-containing protein, with amino-acid sequence MSTKPLKIEARKSPIHGNGVFATRKIKKGERIIRYTGALRTHEEVDADYAELEENGHTFLFTLNDHYVIDGNRRGNIGRWINHSCAPNCEAVVEEDEKERPEKDRIYIEALRDITRGEELTYNYGIRLAERHTPKLKKLWACRCGQPGCTGTLLQPKR; translated from the coding sequence ATGTCCACCAAGCCCCTGAAGATCGAAGCCCGCAAATCCCCGATCCACGGCAATGGCGTGTTCGCCACGCGCAAGATCAAGAAGGGCGAAAGGATCATCCGCTACACCGGCGCGCTGCGTACGCACGAGGAAGTGGACGCGGATTACGCCGAGCTCGAGGAGAACGGCCACACCTTCCTGTTCACCCTCAACGACCACTACGTGATCGACGGCAACCGGCGCGGCAACATCGGCCGCTGGATCAACCACAGCTGTGCGCCCAACTGCGAGGCGGTGGTGGAAGAGGACGAGAAGGAACGTCCCGAGAAGGACCGTATCTATATCGAGGCGTTGCGCGACATCACGCGTGGCGAGGAACTCACCTACAACTACGGCATCCGGCTGGCCGAGCGGCACACGCCGAAGCTGAAGAAACTGTGGGCCTGCCGCTGCGGCCAGCCCGGCTGCACCGGCACGCTGCTCCAGCCCAAGCGCTGA
- a CDS encoding DUF5916 domain-containing protein, protein MRRCRITIALASALLPCTAMAVEIDGRIDPGEWAGAREFTDFRQTQPLTGAPASHATRAWVMATPEGLAVAFRNEQPPDVPRTRQWVQRDFDAQVDRVNLMVDFDGDGRTAYNFTVASTGGIYDAVISNENQFNDDWDGLWTHAVAEDDSGWSVELLIPWHIAPMRDGRDGMRTLRIYLDRVVGATGERSAVPLATYERPRFVSEFQPLEVTAYSQSLLAVTPYVSGLYDNVGNAASASAGADLFWKPSGRFQLSATVNPDFGQVESDDLVVNFSATETFVSDKRPFFTENQGLFELTTPSDFSQQLYTRRVGGPADDGNGAGDITAAVKLNGNFGAVKYGVFSADEGGDAGRSFHALRVVRDFADQNLGAMLTRVERPWLDRQADVLGVDHNWRPTDRWNVRTRLLGSRIDQAGTRNEDFGATLWADYEMDGGWRQQWIAMHFGNELQINDFGYLARNSVNYLHWELRRRFADQPEDSRYASKDWRWRAATSHNDRGDKLNDQFRVSREGRLRDGSYEYAQLNVNSAGVSDQLLRGNGIVRLPPSFSAVYEYERPRKGAWAHEVELELSSGGLAGNDRLGAAAFYGATWFISDAFSLNAGGTWIHRPDWLIWQGQGNLVGAFRGREVRLRAGLDWSIDPRQELRLKLQAIGIDARMRQAWRFDPMGHPVATADPVEDFGVRNLGFQVRYRYELAPLSHLYVVYARGGYEQLDDPDGAGGQLEDSFRLRDDEQLLVKLSYRFGR, encoded by the coding sequence ATGCGTCGCTGCAGGATCACCATCGCCCTGGCGTCCGCCCTGTTGCCGTGCACGGCCATGGCCGTGGAGATCGACGGGCGCATCGATCCCGGGGAATGGGCCGGCGCGCGTGAGTTCACCGACTTCCGCCAGACCCAGCCGCTGACCGGCGCGCCGGCGTCGCATGCGACGCGCGCCTGGGTCATGGCCACACCCGAAGGGCTGGCGGTCGCGTTCCGCAACGAGCAGCCGCCGGACGTGCCGCGCACCCGCCAGTGGGTGCAACGCGATTTCGATGCACAGGTGGATCGGGTCAACCTGATGGTCGATTTCGACGGCGACGGCCGCACCGCCTACAACTTCACCGTCGCCTCCACCGGCGGCATCTATGACGCGGTGATCAGCAACGAGAACCAGTTCAACGACGACTGGGACGGCCTGTGGACGCACGCGGTCGCCGAGGACGACAGCGGCTGGTCGGTGGAACTGCTGATCCCCTGGCACATCGCGCCGATGCGCGACGGGCGCGATGGCATGCGCACGCTGCGCATCTATCTCGACCGCGTGGTCGGCGCCACCGGCGAGCGCTCGGCGGTGCCGCTGGCGACCTACGAACGCCCGCGCTTCGTGTCCGAATTCCAGCCGCTCGAGGTGACGGCCTACAGCCAGTCACTGCTGGCGGTGACGCCGTACGTCTCGGGCCTGTACGACAACGTCGGCAACGCGGCCAGCGCCAGCGCGGGCGCCGACCTGTTCTGGAAGCCCAGCGGACGCTTCCAGCTGTCGGCGACGGTGAACCCGGACTTCGGCCAGGTGGAAAGCGACGACCTGGTGGTCAACTTCAGTGCCACCGAGACCTTCGTCAGCGACAAGCGGCCGTTCTTCACCGAGAACCAGGGCCTGTTCGAGCTGACCACGCCATCCGACTTCAGCCAGCAGCTGTACACCCGCCGCGTGGGTGGCCCGGCCGACGACGGCAACGGCGCCGGCGACATCACCGCCGCGGTCAAGCTCAACGGGAATTTCGGCGCGGTGAAATACGGCGTGTTCTCCGCCGACGAAGGTGGCGATGCCGGGCGCTCGTTCCATGCCCTGCGCGTGGTGCGCGACTTCGCCGACCAGAACCTCGGTGCCATGCTGACCCGGGTCGAACGGCCCTGGCTGGACCGCCAGGCCGATGTGCTCGGCGTCGACCACAACTGGCGTCCGACGGACCGCTGGAACGTGCGCACGCGGCTGCTCGGCAGCCGCATCGACCAGGCCGGTACGCGCAACGAGGACTTCGGCGCAACGCTCTGGGCCGACTACGAGATGGACGGCGGCTGGCGCCAGCAGTGGATCGCCATGCACTTCGGCAACGAGCTGCAGATCAACGATTTCGGCTACCTCGCCCGCAACAGCGTCAACTACCTGCACTGGGAACTCCGCCGGCGCTTCGCCGATCAGCCGGAGGATTCCCGCTACGCCTCCAAGGACTGGCGCTGGCGCGCGGCCACCAGCCACAACGACCGCGGCGACAAGCTCAACGACCAGTTCCGCGTCAGCCGCGAAGGCAGGCTGCGCGACGGCAGCTACGAATACGCGCAGCTCAACGTCAACAGCGCCGGCGTCAGCGACCAGCTGCTGCGTGGCAACGGCATCGTGCGGCTGCCGCCGAGTTTCTCGGCCGTGTACGAGTACGAGCGCCCGCGCAAGGGCGCATGGGCGCACGAGGTCGAGCTCGAACTGTCGAGTGGCGGGCTGGCGGGCAACGACAGGCTGGGCGCGGCGGCCTTCTATGGCGCGACCTGGTTCATCAGTGACGCCTTCAGCCTCAACGCCGGCGGCACCTGGATCCATCGTCCGGACTGGCTGATCTGGCAGGGGCAGGGCAACCTCGTCGGCGCCTTCCGCGGCCGCGAGGTGCGCCTGCGTGCCGGCCTGGACTGGAGCATCGATCCGCGACAGGAGCTGCGCCTGAAGCTGCAGGCGATCGGCATCGACGCCCGGATGCGACAGGCATGGCGTTTCGATCCGATGGGACATCCGGTCGCCACCGCGGACCCGGTGGAGGATTTCGGCGTGCGCAACCTCGGCTTCCAGGTGCGTTACCGCTACGAACTGGCGCCGCTGTCGCACCTGTACGTGGTCTACGCCCGCGGCGGCTACGAACAGCTCGACGATCCCGATGGTGCCGGCGGCCAGCTCGAGGACAGCTTCCGCCTGCGCGATGACGAGCAGTTGCTGGTCAAGCTGAGTTACCGCTTCGGGCGCTGA